The Desmonostoc muscorum LEGE 12446 genome includes a region encoding these proteins:
- a CDS encoding orange carotenoid protein N-terminal domain-containing protein: MTASYDKTISQAQSNETQKLVDAFNKLDTDAKLAWFYFVYKKMGDSITPAAPAATDPELAPLLLGDYFDLSDDEQLAIMRDIVNRKDTEYSRAYGAIKENNQLLVWYAWAVAMGNQVVGLPGSYKPSKAINDLLSEIEGLDFDEQISVFRTIAGEMGYTDVKPIETQAQTGKTASL; encoded by the coding sequence ATGACTGCTAGTTACGATAAAACTATTTCTCAAGCTCAAAGCAATGAAACTCAAAAACTGGTAGATGCGTTTAACAAATTAGATACTGATGCCAAATTAGCTTGGTTCTATTTTGTTTATAAAAAAATGGGTGATTCCATTACTCCAGCTGCTCCCGCTGCGACCGATCCAGAATTAGCACCACTTCTGCTAGGAGATTATTTTGATTTATCAGATGACGAGCAATTGGCAATCATGCGGGATATAGTTAACCGCAAAGATACAGAATATTCCCGCGCTTATGGGGCGATTAAAGAAAACAATCAGCTGTTAGTTTGGTATGCTTGGGCAGTAGCTATGGGGAATCAAGTGGTTGGGTTACCAGGTAGCTACAAGCCAAGTAAGGCGATTAATGATTTGCTTTCTGAAATTGAAGGACTGGATTTTGATGAGCAAATTTCGGTGTTTCGGACAATAGCTGGTGAAATGGGTTACACCGATGTGAAGCCAATTGAGACACAAGCACAAACTGGTAAAACGGCGAGTTTATAA